From a region of the Arachis ipaensis cultivar K30076 chromosome B09, Araip1.1, whole genome shotgun sequence genome:
- the LOC107615539 gene encoding probable transcription factor At5g28040, with product MLSPFVSWLLSSTTSSSSSSSSDEQEQSIDIDDTSTDQPDPENDIVNDQNDNNHQTNGDENDEHFLSSCDGDDAIPVALAVPATEPSPSPAVTVAFTTADDRIPVATTAAATTIVTQSKRQRAANYAGMIRQYQRLWTKQDEIELLRGYLEYVRRNKGVRKSLQNDVASFYGDVCHKLNVDFNKNQLVEKLRRLKRKHKVTLDKGNLGKVSFRNPQDETIFEISHKIWGKDIDTDQLVEEEEEEEEAFDMDGGGVDDDHGKVKLKVEKVVSCDEIEKRAPKRPRLSKNRDETATAADMQIQSFIEETMRSCFSPLIKELLDDEGRSKPVEFSPSLGDEGDEQWRKQRISELEVYLNRLELLQDQIKAKLEELRSGSRN from the coding sequence atgctttccCCGTTTGTTTCGTGGCTCTTGTCTtccaccacctcctcctcttcctcttcatcttctgaTGAACAAGAACAAAGCATTGACATAGACGACACTTCAACCGACCAACCAGACCCTGAAAACGACATTGTCAACGACCAAAACGACAACAATCACCAAACAAACGGGGACGAAAATGATGAGCATTTTCTTAGTTCATGCGACGGGGACGACGCAATTCCCGTTGCTCTTGCCGTTCCCGCCACCGAACCCTCCCCGAGCCCCGCCGTCACGGTAGCCTTTACCACTGCTGATGATAGAATCCCCGTCGCAACCACAGCCGCAGCCACCACCATCGTGACACAGTCGAAACGGCAGCGTGCTGCGAACTACGCAGGCATGATTAGGCAATACCAGAGGCTTTGGACAAAGCAGGACGAGATAGAACTATTGAGAGGGTACCTTGAATACGTTAGACGAAACAAAGGCGTGAGAAAGTCCCTCCAAAACGACGTAGCTTCGTTCTACGGTGACGTGTGCCACAAGCTAAACGTGGATTTCAACAAGAACCAGCTTGTTGAGAAGCTGAGGAGGCTAAAAAGGAAACACAAGGTGACTCTGGATAAGGGCAATTTGGGAAAAGTGTCCTTCAGAAACCCTCAGGACGAGACGATTTTCGAGATTTCGCACAAGATTTGGGGCAAAGACATTGACACTGACcaattagtagaagaagaagaagaagaagaagaagcatttGATATGGATGGTGGTGGGGTTGATGATGATCATGGCAAGGTTAAGCTGAAAGTTGAAAAGGTTGTGAGTTGTGATGAGATTGAGAAAAGGGCGCCGAAGCGGCCGCGACTAAGCAAAAATCGCGACGAGACAGCAACGGCTGCTGACATGCAGATCCAGAGCTTCATTGAGGAAACCATGAGGTCTTGTTTCTCACCATTGATAAAGGAATTGTTGGATGATGAAGGAAGATCGAAGCCGGTAGAGTTTTCCCCTTCCCTTGGAGATGAGGGTGATGAGCAATGGAGGAAGCAGAGGATTTCAGAGCTCGAAGTGTATTTGAATCGGTTAGAGTTGTTACAGGATCAGATCAAGGCTAAATTAGAAGAGCTTAGGTCAGGTTCAAGGAATTGA